From the Panulirus ornatus isolate Po-2019 chromosome 42, ASM3632096v1, whole genome shotgun sequence genome, the window ggagagatggccagagagcgttattggattacgtgttaattgacaggcgtgcgaaagagagacttttgggtgttaatgtgctgagaggtgcaactggagggatgtctgatcattatcttgtggaggctaaggtgaagatttgtatgggttttcagaaaagaagagtgaatgttggggtgaagagggtggtgagagtaagtgagcttgagaaggagacctgtgtgaggaattaccaggagagactgagtacagaatggaaaaaggtgagaacaatggaagtaaggggagtgggggaggaatgggatgtatttagggaatcagtgatggattgtgcaaaagatgcttgtggcatgagaagagtgggaggtgggttgattagaaagggtagtgagtggtgggatgaagaagtaagagtattagtgaaagagaagagagaggcatttggacgatttttgcagggggaaaaaatgcaattgagtgggagatgtataaaagaaagagacaggaggtcaagagaaaggtgcaagaggtgaaaaaaagggcaaatgagagttggggtgagagatcattaaattttagggagaataaaaagatgttctggaaggaggtaaataaagtgcgtaagacaagggagcaaatgggaacttcagtgaagggcgcaaatggggaggtgataacaagtagtggtgatgtgagaaggagatggagtgagtattttgaaggtttgttgaatgtgtttgatgatagagtggcagatatagggtgttttggtcgaggtggtgtgcaaagtgagagggttagggaaaatgatttggtaaacagagaagaggtagtaaaagctttgcggaagatgaaagccggcaaggcagcgggtttggatggtattgcagtggaatttattaaaaaagggggtgactgtattgttaNNNNNNNNNNNNNNNNNNNNNNNNNNNNNNNNNNNNNNNNNNNNNNNNNNNNNNNNNNNNNNNNNNNNNNNNNNNNNNNNNNNNNNNNNNNNNNNNNNNNATTATAGGTGCAcatggacctgggcatgagaagaaagatcattagaggcaagtgttttgggagcagctgagtgagtgtgctagtagttttgatgcacaagaccgggatatagtgatgggtgttttgagtggaaaggtgagtaacgtggcagttgagggaataatggggtgttcagtgttgtaaatggaaatggtgaagagcttgtagatttatgtgctgaaaaaggactggtgattgggaatacctggtttaagaagagatatacataagtataaatatgtaagtaggagagatggccagagagcattattggatgacgagttaattgataggcgcacgaaagagaggacttttggatgttaatgtgctgagaggtgcaactggagggatgtctgatcattatcttgtggaggcaaaggtgaagatttgtaaaggttttcagaaaagaagagggaatgttggggtgaagagagtggtgagagtaagtgagcttggaaaggagacttgtgtgaggaagtaccaggagagactgagtatagaatggaaaaaggtgagaacaatggaagtaaggggagtgggggaggaatgggatgtatttagggaaacagtgatggcttgcgcaaaagatgcttgtggcacgagaagcgtgggaggagggcagattagaaggggtagtgagtagtgggatgaagaagtaaggatattggtgaaagagaagagagaggcatttggatgagttttgcagggaaataatgcaaatgactgggaagtgtataaaagaaagtggcaggaggtcaagagaaaggtgcaagaggtgaaaaagagggcaaatgagaattggggtgagagagtatcattaaattttggggaggataaaaagacgtgttggaaggaggtaaataaagtgcgtaagacaagagaacaaatgggaacatcggtgaagggggctgatggggaggtcataacaagtagtggtgatgtgagaaggagatacagtgagtattttgaaggtttgttgaatgtgttagatgatagagtggcagatatagggtgttttggtcgagatggtgtgtgaagtgagagggttagggagaatgatttggtaagcagagaaagaggtagtaaaaggcttgtggaagatgaaatctggcaaggcagcgggtttggatggtattgcagtggattttatgaaaaaagggggtgactttgttgttgactggttggtaaggatatttaatgtacgtatgtctcttgatgaggtgcctgagaattggcggaatgcatgcatagtgccattgtacaaaggcaaaggggataaaggtgagtgctcatattctaaagatataagtttgttgagtattcctggtaaattatatggtagggtattgattgagagggtgaaggcatgtttgtacacatcatcagattggggaagagcagtgtggtttcagaagtggtagaggatgtgtggatcaagtgtttgctttgaagaatgtttgtgagaaatacttagaaaagcaaatggatttgtatgtagtatttatggatctggagaaagcatatgataagagttgatagagatgctctggagaaggtattcagaatatatggtgtgggaggcaagttgctagaagcagtgaaaagtttttattgaggatgtaaggcatgtgtacgagtaggaagagaggaaagtgattggttcttggtgaacttcggtttgcggcaggggtgtgtgatgtctccatggttgtttaatttgtttatagatggggttgttagggaggtgaatggaagagttttggaaagaggtgcaagtatgcagtctgttgtggatgagagagcttgggaagtgagtcaattgtttgctgatgatacagtgctgatggctgattcgtgtgataaactgcagaagctggtgactgagtttggtaaagtgtgtgaaagaagaaagctgagagtaaatgtgaataagagcaaggttattaggcacagtagggttgagggacaagtcagttgggaggtaactttgaatggagaaaaactggaggtagtgaagtgttttagatatctgggattggatttttcagcggatggaacaatggaatcggaagtgagtcacagggtggggaaggggatgaaagttttgggagcattgaaaaatgtgtggaaggtgagaactttatctcggaaagcaaaaatgggtatgttttgaagaaataggggttcaaacaatgttatatggttgtgaggtgtgggctgtagatagagttgtgtggaggaggatggatgtgctggaaatgagatgtttgaggacaatatggggtgttaggtggtttgattgagcaagtaatgaaagggtaagagacgtgtggtaacagagagtgtgtggttgagagagcagaagagggtgtattgaaatgatttggtcatatggagagaatgagtgaggaaagattgaccaagaggatatatgtgtcagaggtggagggaacgaggagaagtgggagaccaaattggaggtggaaagatggagtgttaaagattttgagcgattggggcctgaacatgcaggcaggtgaaaggcgtgcaaggaatagagtgaattggaacgttgtggtataccggggtcgatctgctgtcagtggattgaaccagggcatttgaagcatctgggataaaccatggaaagttttgtgtggcttggatgtggaaagggagccgtggtttcggcgcattataaatgacagctagagactgagtgtgaacgaatgtggcctttgttgccttttcctagtgctacgttatgcacgtgcggagggagggggttgtcatttcatgtgtggcagggtggtgacaggactgaataaaggcagcaagtatgaattatatgcatgtgtatatatgtatatgtttgtgtatgtatatatatacgtacacgttgaaatgtataggtatgtatatgtgcgtgtgtggacctgtgtgtatatacatgtgtacgtgggtgggttgggccattctttcatctgtttccttgcggtacctcgctaactagggagacagcaacaaggtatGATagaatatctgtgtatgtatatatatgtatacgttgaaatgtatatgtatgtatgtgtgcatgtgtgggtgtttatgtatatacatatgtatgtgggtggggtggaccattcctcatctgtttccttgcgctacctcactagcgcgggagatggtggttaagtatatTAGAAATACTAAATATATTTCTTAATTGTTTATGAATCAGAGTGATACCATAAAATGTTTTAAACATTTCTTTGAGTTTGGAGTGCATCCCACcactattaattttttttccttcatacatgttctccatttcccgcattagcaaggtagcatcaagaacagatgactgagccttagagggaaaaactctcactttttccccttctctgttccctcttttgataagtaaaacaggaggggaagatgcTGCCATGCGCTCCCACctccttttagttgtcttctgcgacatgcagggaatacatgggcagtattctttctcccctatccccagagctGTGACACGTTTTTAGGAAATATTTTTTTGTAGCTTGAAACCACATGGATTTTGGGAGCATGTTTGCCATAATGAACAAACGTTACCTATATTGGAAATTTATGGACTTGTGAAAAGGGGATGTTATATGAatattttaaatatttctgtgaaATGTTAGTAAATTGGCATGTTCCTGAAGATGATTATGTATACAAGATGCTTTTGTTCAAATATATTAATTTTGATAGCAGTGATAGTAATGAGTTACTTGCCTCTTTTCAGGAGTTAACAGTTCCCATGTTCTCGTTCTTGTTGGAATTATGGCGATCAGAAACAGCAGCATTCCTAGCGCCTGGAGTGGAAAACATAGAGCTTGTGGTCCCAAGCTTGGAACGCTCACATCTTGCACTCAAGATCCTTCGTAAGCTTGTGATACATGGATTTAAGAAGCCTGAAGAGAATGAAGATGCTATAATGTTTATAGAGAGTATATATGATCGTGTGAAAGTGATGTTGACGTTCCGGAAACAACATGAGAGTAGTGAACATGTTAAAACTATTTCTGAGAAATATGTAGTACTTTTGACAAAAGTATTGCTTGACATGCTTGAAAATTTTCCATTCTCATATTTACAGTTCATAAAACCTAGTTTAGAATTGACCGCATATTTTGTATTTACACCTGTTGGTGATGGATTTATTTTTGAAAGATTTACTGTGCAGTGTCTCAACTTGATAAAGGCCATCCTATTGTGTCCAGAGTATAAGCCATGCAAAGTTATAGAGGATACCAAGGATCCCCGGACTCTAGAAGCTTTTAGAATCAAGTCAGAATTCTTCACAAGTTCAGTTTTAGCAGGAATGTGCCACAAACTTATATCCCATTATTTTTTGCTTACTCAGGATGACCTTGAGGTGTGGGATTCTGATCCAGAAGGATTTTGTATGGAAGTGGAAGGTGGTGAATCATGGAAATATAGTCTTCGGCCGTGCACAGAAACACTTTTTGTGTCATTGTTCCATGAGTATAGAAGTGCACTTATCCCTGTGTTGATGGAAATGGTGCGATCATCTCATAATCTTGTTAATCCAAGTGACTATCATGGAATTCTTCAGAAGGATGCTGTTTATAATGCTGTTGGATTGGCAGCTTTTGAACTTTTTGATGACATTGATTTTGATCAGTGGTTTACCTCTTCTTTGATTAATGAATTAAAAGTTAAGGACTCAAATTACCGCATAATTCGACGCCGTGTCATTTGGCTCATTGGACAGTGGACAAGTGTGAAATTTTCCCCAGAACACCGGCCTACGCTGTATGAAGCATGCATCCACCTCCTTGCTCCAGAAGAGGATTTTGTTGTCCGCCTAAGTGCAGCAATGACACTCAAACATTCTGTGAATGACTTTGAGTTTGATCCAGAGCAGTTCATGCCTTATCTCTCAACTATTTTTGGCCTTTTGTTCAGCCTTCTGAAGGAGGCCCATGAGTGTGATACCAAAATGCAGGTGAGAATATGCATATATTTTGGGGCAAAGGGGCTTTGGTGATAATACCATAACAAAACTGTATCTGTGAAGGGCAAGTTTTTATTTTGATGACCTCTGTTGAGAAAAGTAAGTATATTTAGACAGTGTTTAATTGTGTTGAACTGCTTAAGTCAGAGTGAAATGAGGTGTGTAGATTGGGATTATGACAGGAAATTGAGATGTATGATAGATATGAAATATACCTTGAGTATAAAACATTTATGTGGAGCAAGTGTGACAGTGAAATGTATgtggaatgggagatatttagggacaAAATGCATTTATGTGCATGAGAAGTGTGTGTCATGCGATGGGTGGGATGTAGGCATgtaagaaatggtagtgagtgttaGGAGGAGGAAGTTAAGATATTTTCAAGAAAGTTTGTGTTATCTGCTGGAAAGAAGTGTGAGTGATTTGGATGTGTACATGAGGAAGCAGCAGAAGTTCAAAAAGGAGTGACAAAGAGGGCAGTAGAGAATTGTGATAGGAGAAAACAGATGCAATGGGATATAGCATGTGATGAATACCAAGATAGTTTGTTGTTCTTATTTTTTTACTATTATACtaagttgctgtctcccatgtcagtgaagtagctcaaagaaacagatgaaagagtggcccaacccacctacatacacatgtatatacatgaaacgcccacacacgcacatatacatacctatacagaatggaaaaaggtgagaacaaaggacataaggggagtgggggaggaatgggatgtatttagggaagcaatgagggcttgcgcaaaagatgcttgtggtatgagaagcgtgggaggtgggcagattagaaagggtagtgagtggtgggatgaagaagtaagattattagtgaaaggaaagagagaggcatttgggcgaatTTTGgcggaaaataatgcaaatgagtgggagatgtataaaagaaagaggcaggaggtcaagagaaaggtgcaagaggtaaaaaagaggataACAGAGTTGGGTtgtgagagtatcataaaatttgagggagaataaataggtgttttggaaggaggtaaataaagtgcataagacaagggaacaaatgggaacattgttgtagggggctaatggggaggtgataacaagtagtggtgatgtgagaaggagatggagtgagtattttgaaggtttgttgaatgtgttagatgatagagtggcagatatagggtgttttggtcgaggtggtgtgcaaagtgagagggttagggagaatgatttggtaaatagagaagaggtagtaaaagctttgtggaagatggaagccggcaagacagtgggtttggatggtattgcagaggaatttattaaaaaagggggtgacttttttgttcactggttggtaagggtatttaacgtatgtatgactcatggtgaagtgcctgaggattggcggaatgcttgcatagtgccagtgtacaaaggcaaaggggataaaagtgattgctcaaattacagaggtataagtttgttgagtattcctgggaaattacatgggagggtattgattgagagggtgaaggcatgtacagagcatcagattggggaagagcagtgtggtttcagaagtggtagaggatgtgtggatcaggtatttgctttgaagaatgtatgtgagaaatacttagaaaagcaaatggatttgtatgtagcatttatggatttggagaaggcatatgataaagatga encodes:
- the LOC139761952 gene encoding importin-11-like, coding for MLLFKYINFDSSDSNELLASFQELTVPMFSFLLELWRSETAAFLAPGVENIELVVPSLERSHLALKILRKLVIHGFKKPEENEDAIMFIESIYDRVKVMLTFRKQHESSEHVKTISEKYVVLLTKVLLDMLENFPFSYLQFIKPSLELTAYFVFTPVGDGFIFERFTVQCLNLIKAILLCPEYKPCKVIEDTKDPRTLEAFRIKSEFFTSSVLAGMCHKLISHYFLLTQDDLEVWDSDPEGFCMEVEGGESWKYSLRPCTETLFVSLFHEYRSALIPVLMEMVRSSHNLVNPSDYHGILQKDAVYNAVGLAAFELFDDIDFDQWFTSSLINELKVKDSNYRIIRRRVIWLIGQWTSVKFSPEHRPTLYEACIHLLAPEEDFVVRLSAAMTLKHSVNDFEFDPEQFMPYLSTIFGLLFSLLKEAHECDTKMQVLHVMSFMIEVVGVGIQPHAAPLAQYLPGLWEESSDHSMLRCAILTTLVHMVTGLMVSYFFSRKYLLSFQALIITSVVV